The Edaphobacter sp. 12200R-103 genome contains a region encoding:
- a CDS encoding sigma-54 dependent transcriptional regulator produces the protein MVEETTMKNTGEAAPEAPYKLLVADDQPHILEAIQFLLKPEGYQLEMVRTPALVMEAMSRDSFDGILVDLNYTRDTTSGQEGLELVAQIREMDAQVPIIVMTAWGNIELAVEAMRRGAGDFIQKPWENARLLSIVRTQIELYRSQRRAQWLEAENRILRAPGAPDFIATAPSMRSVVATMARIGPSDANVLITGEHGTGKEVVAQTLHRLSTRADRTLVAVNTGALPEGTFESELFGHVKGAFTDARADRIGRFELASNGTLFLDEIANIPVRQQAKLLRVLETGEMERVGSSKTQRVNVRMLSATNADLRAECAAGRFREDLLFRLNTVEISLPPLRDRREDIPLLAAHFLARHAGRYRRQLHGLEPAALQQMLQYGWPGNVRELDHTIERAVLMARGERIEAADMGLQSQRATSAHSLDDMDLETVESILIRKALARAGGNVSHAAEALGLSRGALYRRIEKYGL, from the coding sequence ATGGTAGAAGAGACGACGATGAAGAACACGGGCGAGGCAGCGCCGGAAGCCCCATACAAACTTCTCGTCGCAGACGACCAGCCGCATATTCTCGAGGCAATCCAGTTCCTTCTAAAACCGGAAGGATATCAGCTGGAGATGGTGCGTACACCCGCTCTGGTTATGGAGGCGATGTCGCGGGACAGCTTTGATGGGATTCTTGTCGACCTGAACTACACCCGCGATACCACCTCTGGACAGGAGGGGCTGGAGCTGGTTGCGCAGATTCGCGAGATGGATGCGCAGGTTCCCATCATTGTGATGACGGCCTGGGGCAATATCGAGCTCGCAGTCGAAGCCATGCGCCGCGGCGCTGGAGACTTCATTCAAAAACCATGGGAGAATGCGCGGCTTCTCAGCATCGTACGAACCCAGATCGAGCTTTATCGCAGCCAGCGCCGCGCCCAATGGCTGGAAGCGGAGAACCGTATTCTGCGGGCTCCCGGTGCACCGGACTTTATCGCCACCGCACCCAGCATGCGTTCGGTGGTCGCCACGATGGCGAGGATCGGGCCTTCCGATGCGAACGTTTTGATCACTGGGGAACATGGAACCGGCAAAGAAGTTGTTGCGCAGACGCTGCATCGCCTTTCAACACGCGCCGACCGCACGCTGGTTGCCGTCAATACCGGAGCGTTGCCTGAAGGGACCTTCGAGAGCGAGCTGTTTGGACATGTAAAAGGCGCTTTTACGGATGCTCGAGCCGACCGCATCGGAAGGTTTGAACTGGCCAGCAACGGGACACTCTTCCTGGATGAGATTGCGAATATCCCAGTCCGTCAGCAAGCGAAGCTTCTTCGCGTGCTGGAGACGGGGGAGATGGAACGCGTGGGTTCTTCCAAAACGCAGCGCGTCAATGTTCGCATGCTCTCCGCCACGAACGCAGACCTTAGAGCCGAGTGCGCGGCTGGGCGTTTTCGAGAAGACCTTCTCTTCCGGCTCAACACGGTTGAGATATCCCTGCCGCCACTGCGTGACCGCCGCGAGGATATTCCTCTTCTTGCGGCTCACTTCCTGGCGCGGCACGCCGGCAGATATCGCAGGCAACTGCATGGCCTGGAGCCTGCGGCGCTGCAGCAGATGTTGCAGTACGGCTGGCCGGGAAACGTGCGCGAGCTGGACCATACGATCGAACGAGCCGTGCTTATGGCTCGAGGCGAACGCATCGAAGCGGCTGATATGGGATTGCAGTCACAGCGCGCCACATCGGCCCACAGCCTGGATGATATGGATCTTGAAACAGTAGAGTCTATCCTGATCCGGAAGGCCCTTGCGCGAGCGGGAGGCAACGTCAGTCACGCCGCAGAAGCGCTTGGATTGAGTCGCGGTGCGCTGTATCGTCGTATTGAAAAGTATGGGCTCTGA
- a CDS encoding PAS domain-containing sensor histidine kinase, producing the protein MRERMRRWLTFERRLRLCFYLMGSPLIALVWWWLHTQGADESIVWLVLAVAAGAWAFMASSLMEQITRPLQTLANVIAALREDDYSFRARGASRSDAMGDLAFEINALASGLQAQRAGSLEAMALLERVLNSMQSPVLAFDPEGRLKLINEAAEQMLRVEAKNALGLPAETFDLAYLIKASDDDLFSLGEGQQAARWIVKRASFRLSGVPHSLIVLSDVSSALREEERLAWARLIRVLAHEINNSLAPIKSIAESLRIRVPREIPGENGSDFSRGLEVIESRAESLNRFLQAYRQLMGLPAPTLAPVSLSPLMQRVVQLETRLTVKMLPSDDIILWLDTDQIQQALINLLRNAAEAALGPDTGHDGVPCVEIGWKATPHEVVITILDNGPGLTNESNLFVPFYTTKPSGTGIGLVLAQQIVQAHRGSIELRNRNDGQGGCRAELRIPLISSAGSPGSGLPASAAV; encoded by the coding sequence ATGCGGGAACGAATGCGGCGGTGGCTGACCTTTGAGCGGCGGCTGCGGCTCTGCTTCTATCTGATGGGATCTCCTCTCATCGCGCTCGTCTGGTGGTGGCTGCATACGCAGGGCGCGGATGAATCCATTGTGTGGCTTGTTCTGGCGGTGGCGGCAGGCGCCTGGGCCTTCATGGCGTCGTCGCTGATGGAGCAGATTACGCGTCCTCTGCAGACACTGGCGAATGTGATCGCTGCCCTCCGGGAAGATGATTACTCCTTTCGCGCACGCGGTGCATCGCGCAGCGACGCCATGGGAGATCTGGCATTTGAGATTAATGCGCTTGCTTCCGGCCTTCAGGCACAGCGGGCAGGTTCGCTGGAAGCAATGGCCCTGTTGGAACGCGTGCTCAATTCGATGCAGTCGCCGGTCCTCGCCTTCGATCCCGAGGGCCGGCTAAAGCTGATCAACGAGGCTGCAGAACAGATGCTCCGGGTAGAGGCAAAGAATGCGCTCGGCCTGCCGGCGGAGACATTTGATCTTGCCTACCTGATCAAGGCATCGGACGATGATCTTTTCTCCCTGGGAGAAGGTCAACAGGCGGCTCGATGGATTGTAAAGCGCGCCAGCTTTCGCCTGAGCGGAGTTCCCCATTCGCTCATCGTGCTATCCGATGTAAGCTCGGCCCTGCGAGAAGAGGAACGGCTGGCGTGGGCACGATTGATCCGGGTGCTGGCGCATGAGATCAATAACTCGCTTGCGCCGATCAAATCCATCGCGGAGAGCCTCCGCATCCGTGTACCACGGGAGATCCCCGGAGAAAACGGCTCTGACTTCTCCCGAGGCCTCGAAGTCATCGAAAGCCGCGCCGAGTCGCTGAACCGTTTCCTGCAGGCTTACCGGCAATTGATGGGGCTTCCGGCTCCCACCCTGGCGCCCGTCTCACTTTCTCCCCTGATGCAACGCGTGGTGCAGCTGGAGACCCGGCTGACAGTAAAGATGCTGCCCAGTGACGACATCATCCTGTGGCTTGACACCGATCAGATACAGCAGGCGCTCATCAACCTGCTGCGAAATGCCGCAGAGGCGGCGCTCGGACCGGACACAGGTCACGATGGCGTTCCCTGCGTGGAGATCGGATGGAAGGCCACACCTCACGAAGTCGTGATCACGATCCTGGATAACGGCCCGGGCCTGACGAATGAGAGCAATCTCTTCGTGCCGTTCTATACAACAAAGCCGAGCGGGACCGGAATTGGACTTGTGCTGGCGCAGCAGATTGTCCAGGCACATCGCGGGTCCATCGAACTGCGAAATCGCAACGATGGCCAAGGCGGCTGCCGTGCAGAACTGAGAATTCCTCTCATCAGCTCTGCAGGCAGTCCCGGCTCTGGTCTTCCTGCTTCAGCGGCTGTCTAA
- a CDS encoding RraA family protein: protein MKKLFIAVICISAILGATKVTAQVKMSRQQILFYTSDWKGERFPDGRPKIPDSVVQRAADVTMEDLWDFLQGKGYRCQYENGWQALHMDRPMVGRALTAQYMPARPDMVSAIKAEGKSEGRVGGTNMWPIHDLQKGDVYVADGFGKVIEGTLIGSNLGSGIAAHSQTGFVFDAGIRDAAENREIAHLNGFYRASDPSAWKDMTLTSINAPIRIGRATVLPGDLVVAKQDGIIFVPAILAAAAVASAEFTQLEDAFNFELNSAGKNGAEFEGGWNAAKYHAFTQWIDQHPEKLKMSRKEFDDELARRSGKGN from the coding sequence GTGAAGAAGTTGTTTATCGCTGTAATTTGTATCTCCGCCATCCTGGGAGCGACGAAGGTAACCGCCCAGGTGAAGATGAGCCGACAGCAGATCCTGTTCTACACCTCGGACTGGAAGGGCGAGCGCTTTCCGGATGGCAGGCCGAAGATTCCTGATTCGGTGGTCCAGAGAGCAGCCGATGTGACGATGGAGGATCTCTGGGATTTCCTGCAGGGCAAGGGCTATCGCTGCCAATATGAGAATGGGTGGCAGGCTCTCCACATGGACCGCCCCATGGTGGGCCGTGCACTTACGGCACAATATATGCCGGCACGACCTGATATGGTCTCTGCCATCAAGGCGGAAGGGAAGTCCGAAGGCAGGGTAGGCGGAACCAATATGTGGCCTATTCACGATCTGCAGAAGGGCGACGTCTATGTTGCCGATGGCTTCGGAAAGGTCATTGAAGGGACGCTGATCGGCTCCAATCTGGGCAGCGGTATTGCGGCCCATTCGCAGACCGGTTTTGTCTTTGATGCGGGCATTCGTGACGCGGCAGAAAATCGCGAGATCGCCCATCTGAACGGCTTCTATCGTGCCAGTGATCCCTCGGCCTGGAAGGATATGACCCTTACGTCAATCAACGCACCCATTCGCATTGGCCGCGCAACCGTTCTTCCTGGCGACCTTGTCGTTGCAAAACAGGATGGGATCATCTTCGTTCCCGCCATCCTGGCCGCTGCGGCCGTGGCTTCCGCTGAGTTCACGCAGTTGGAAGATGCGTTCAACTTCGAATTGAACTCAGCCGGTAAAAATGGCGCTGAATTCGAAGGCGGCTGGAACGCTGCCAAGTATCATGCCTTTACCCAATGGATCGATCAGCATCCGGAAAAACTTAAGATGAGCCGCAAAGAATTCGATGATGAGCTGGCGCGTCGTAGCGGGAAGGGCAATTAG